A stretch of Ferribacterium limneticum DNA encodes these proteins:
- the rlmN gene encoding 23S rRNA (adenine(2503)-C(2))-methyltransferase RlmN: MTVNLLDFDGESLTAWFAEQGEKPFRAKQVLRWIHRSGVADFDAMTDIAKSLREKLKAKAVVAPPAVVSDKLSDDGTRKFLIDVGNGNAVETVFIPEDDRGTLCISTQAGCALDCAFCSTGKQGFNRNLTVAEIIGQLWQANHALGAVHGDERVISNVVLMGMGEPLANFENSVAALKLMLDDNAYGLSRRRVTVSTSGLVPVMDRLGDECPVALAVSLHAPNDKLRDQIVPINQKYPLKELMAACQRYLDKAPRDFITFEYIMLDGINDTDAHARELLALVRSVHCKFNLIPFNPFPGSPFKRSPAERVRRFADILMQAGIVTTTRKTRGDDIDAACGQLAGQVQDKTKRTAGRVIPLKEARS; the protein is encoded by the coding sequence ATGACCGTCAACCTGCTGGATTTCGATGGCGAAAGCCTGACTGCCTGGTTTGCCGAGCAGGGCGAAAAGCCCTTCCGCGCCAAGCAGGTCTTGCGCTGGATCCATCGTTCCGGCGTGGCGGACTTCGATGCCATGACCGACATCGCCAAGAGTCTTCGCGAGAAGCTCAAGGCGAAAGCGGTCGTGGCACCGCCTGCCGTCGTCTCCGACAAACTGTCGGATGACGGTACGCGCAAGTTTTTGATCGATGTCGGCAACGGCAATGCCGTCGAGACGGTGTTCATTCCCGAAGACGACCGCGGTACGCTGTGTATTTCAACGCAGGCCGGCTGTGCGCTTGACTGCGCTTTCTGCTCGACCGGCAAGCAGGGCTTCAACCGCAACCTGACGGTGGCGGAAATCATCGGCCAGCTGTGGCAGGCCAATCACGCGCTCGGCGCGGTCCACGGTGACGAACGCGTTATTTCCAACGTTGTCCTGATGGGCATGGGCGAACCGCTCGCCAATTTCGAAAACTCCGTTGCCGCCTTGAAGCTGATGCTCGACGACAACGCCTACGGCCTGTCGCGGCGCCGTGTCACCGTCTCCACCTCCGGCCTGGTGCCGGTCATGGATCGTCTTGGCGACGAGTGCCCGGTTGCCCTGGCTGTTTCCCTGCACGCGCCGAACGACAAGTTGCGCGACCAGATCGTGCCGATCAACCAGAAGTATCCGCTGAAAGAACTGATGGCTGCCTGCCAGCGTTATCTGGACAAGGCGCCGCGCGATTTCATTACCTTCGAGTACATCATGCTCGATGGCATCAACGATACCGATGCCCACGCCCGCGAACTGCTGGCACTGGTCAGATCGGTGCATTGCAAATTCAATCTGATTCCCTTCAATCCTTTCCCGGGGTCGCCGTTCAAGCGCTCTCCGGCTGAGCGGGTGCGGCGTTTCGCCGATATCCTGATGCAGGCCGGCATCGTCACGACAACGCGCAAGACGCGCGGAGATGACATCGATGCAGCTTGCGGCCAATTGGCCGGACAAGTCCAAGATAAAACCAAACGAACAGCTGGACGCGTTATTCCCCTGAAGGAGGCTAGATCGTGA
- the ndk gene encoding nucleoside-diphosphate kinase, translating into MAIELALSIIKPDAVAKNVIGKIYSRFETNGLKIVASKMVWLSEQEAGQFYAVHKARPFFKDLVSFMTSGPVMVQVLEGENAIAKNRELMGATNPKEAAPGTIRADFAESIDANAVHGSDAPETAAVEVAFFFPGLNVYSGR; encoded by the coding sequence ATGGCTATCGAACTCGCCCTCTCCATCATCAAACCCGATGCAGTCGCCAAGAATGTCATCGGCAAGATTTACTCCCGTTTTGAAACCAACGGTCTGAAGATCGTTGCTTCCAAGATGGTCTGGTTGTCCGAGCAGGAAGCCGGCCAGTTCTACGCCGTGCACAAGGCCCGTCCGTTCTTCAAGGATCTGGTTTCCTTTATGACCTCCGGTCCGGTCATGGTTCAAGTGCTCGAAGGCGAAAACGCCATCGCCAAGAACCGTGAACTGATGGGCGCCACCAACCCGAAGGAAGCCGCACCGGGCACCATCCGCGCTGATTTCGCCGAATCGATCGACGCCAACGCCGTGCACGGCTCTGATGCACCGGAAACCGCTGCCGTGGAAGTTGCTTTCTTCTTCCCGGGCCTGAACGTCTACTCCGGCCGTTAA
- the ispG gene encoding flavodoxin-dependent (E)-4-hydroxy-3-methylbut-2-enyl-diphosphate synthase gives MSAVLKRPTRACVVGHVKLGGDAPVVVQSMTNTDTADYLATAIQCAELARAGSELVRITVNTLEAAAAVPLIRDHLDKMNCNVPLIGDFHYNGHRLLTEHPACAEALAKYRINPGNVGFGKKKDEQFAQMIELACKYDKPVRIGVNWGSLDQELLARVMDENSRRAEPLDATDMMRHAMVTSALESAAKAEELGLAGDKIILSCKVSSVQDLIAIYRDLSQRANYALHLGLTEAGMGSKGIVASTAALSVLLQEGIGDTIRVSLTPEPGGSRSQEVIVAQEILQTMGLRAFTPMVAACPGCGRTTSTFFQELAGEVQDFVRAKMPEWKLHYDGAENMTLAVMGCIVNGPGESKHANIGISLPGTGEAPSAPVYEDGEKTVTLKGDNIAHEFKQIIERYVERTYTKKLKS, from the coding sequence GTGAGTGCTGTTTTGAAGCGGCCGACCCGCGCTTGTGTTGTCGGTCATGTAAAGCTTGGTGGCGATGCACCGGTAGTGGTTCAGTCGATGACCAACACGGACACCGCCGACTATCTCGCTACTGCCATCCAGTGTGCCGAGTTGGCCCGGGCTGGCTCCGAACTTGTGCGCATCACGGTCAATACGCTCGAAGCGGCCGCCGCGGTGCCCCTGATTCGCGACCATCTCGACAAGATGAATTGCAATGTCCCGTTGATTGGTGATTTTCACTACAACGGCCATCGCCTGCTGACCGAGCATCCGGCCTGTGCGGAAGCATTGGCCAAGTACCGGATCAATCCGGGCAATGTCGGCTTCGGCAAGAAAAAAGACGAACAATTTGCCCAGATGATCGAACTGGCCTGCAAATACGACAAGCCGGTGCGTATCGGTGTTAACTGGGGCAGTCTCGACCAGGAGTTACTGGCCCGCGTCATGGACGAGAACAGCCGCCGGGCTGAGCCGCTCGATGCAACTGACATGATGCGCCATGCGATGGTGACCTCGGCGCTGGAGTCTGCTGCCAAGGCAGAAGAACTTGGCTTGGCCGGCGACAAGATCATCCTGTCGTGCAAGGTATCCAGCGTTCAGGATCTGATCGCCATCTATCGTGATTTGTCGCAGCGGGCCAATTACGCCTTGCACCTTGGCTTGACCGAGGCTGGCATGGGTTCCAAGGGTATCGTTGCTTCGACCGCCGCCCTTTCGGTGCTGCTGCAGGAAGGCATTGGCGACACGATTCGTGTGTCGCTGACGCCAGAGCCCGGCGGTTCCCGTTCGCAGGAAGTCATCGTCGCCCAGGAAATCCTGCAGACCATGGGCTTGCGCGCTTTTACCCCGATGGTTGCGGCCTGTCCCGGCTGTGGTCGGACGACCAGCACCTTTTTCCAGGAGCTGGCTGGTGAAGTGCAGGATTTTGTTCGCGCCAAAATGCCGGAATGGAAGCTGCACTATGACGGTGCCGAGAACATGACGCTGGCCGTCATGGGCTGTATCGTCAATGGGCCGGGTGAATCCAAGCACGCCAATATCGGCATTTCCTTGCCGGGTACCGGCGAAGCGCCGTCCGCCCCGGTTTACGAAGATGGCGAAAAGACAGTAACGCTGAAGGGCGACAATATCGCCCATGAGTTCAAACAGATCATCGAGCGCTACGTTGAGCGCACCTACACCAAGAAACTGAAGTCATGA
- the pilW gene encoding type IV pilus biogenesis/stability protein PilW, with protein MKVFSLKNRIAGICLGVLCVISAQAQYDFNPSATNQSQGSDQRNRAKVHTELGAMYFQAGNPGVALDELRIALSADSSYYPAYSVRGLVHSSLKEYSKAEDDFSRALNLAPNDPEVNNNYGWYLCETGKERQSITYFLNALKSPLYETPDRAYTNAGTCALKAGDLEGAQSYLLKALQMARDGAAPARLQLAKLFFMRGILEEARIYLGDALKMMEPPSAEALWLGLRIERKQGNRSAESGYASQLRGRYPSSPEYQEFLKGNFE; from the coding sequence GTGAAAGTCTTTTCGCTGAAAAACCGGATTGCCGGTATTTGCCTTGGTGTCCTGTGCGTTATTTCTGCACAGGCCCAGTATGACTTCAATCCTTCTGCGACAAATCAGTCTCAAGGAAGCGACCAGCGGAACAGGGCCAAAGTTCATACGGAACTGGGGGCAATGTATTTCCAAGCAGGGAATCCCGGGGTTGCCCTCGATGAATTGCGCATTGCTTTGAGTGCTGATTCCAGTTATTACCCTGCTTATAGCGTGCGTGGCCTGGTGCACTCATCACTTAAGGAATACAGCAAAGCCGAGGACGATTTCAGTCGTGCGCTGAACCTTGCTCCCAATGACCCCGAGGTCAATAACAACTACGGCTGGTATCTCTGTGAAACAGGTAAGGAGCGCCAGTCGATCACCTATTTCCTGAACGCCCTCAAGAGCCCTTTGTACGAAACCCCGGATCGTGCCTATACCAATGCTGGCACCTGTGCTCTTAAAGCTGGTGATCTGGAGGGCGCGCAGAGCTATTTGCTCAAGGCGCTGCAGATGGCTCGAGATGGTGCTGCGCCAGCCCGTCTGCAGTTGGCCAAACTATTTTTTATGCGCGGCATTCTGGAAGAGGCCCGCATCTATCTCGGCGATGCATTAAAAATGATGGAGCCACCATCGGCGGAGGCGCTTTGGCTCGGCCTGCGCATCGAAAGAAAGCAGGGCAACCGCTCAGCCGAAAGCGGCTATGCCTCGCAACTGCGCGGCCGTTATCCATCGTCGCCGGAGTATCAGGAATTCCTAAAGGGCAATTTTGAATGA
- a CDS encoding RodZ domain-containing protein: protein MSEQVISDDAGAEESVVLSEMPVGEQLRLAREARGLEVADIAQTLKLGPRQVEALECGDWHGLPGQTFIRGFVRNYARLVQIDPAPLMAQLTRVLEKPADNLAMQEARPASMPNSGGAVSRRDRVVVLIGAGLVVLAGLAYFLMPTDLSALRDSTQSLLDSLARKDAPSPTQGPAPDATPAATPGEPVFPPGATPQQVMYPQVLAPAEAPAPSSIAPPKTDATSVQPAQSAANQPQMRFLFDKESWIEVRDRDNKVIFSQRLSAGAEQAVSGQGPLSLTIGYAPGVRLFWRGEAVDLVPHTKGDVARLVLE, encoded by the coding sequence ATGAGTGAGCAGGTTATTAGCGACGACGCTGGCGCTGAGGAAAGCGTCGTGCTTTCCGAGATGCCGGTTGGGGAACAATTGCGTCTGGCGCGCGAGGCGCGCGGCCTGGAGGTCGCTGATATTGCACAAACCCTCAAGCTTGGGCCAAGACAGGTCGAGGCGCTGGAGTGTGGCGACTGGCATGGCCTGCCCGGGCAAACCTTTATTCGCGGTTTTGTCCGCAATTACGCGCGTCTGGTGCAAATTGATCCAGCCCCCCTGATGGCTCAGCTAACCCGGGTGCTTGAAAAACCGGCTGACAATCTGGCCATGCAGGAAGCTCGTCCAGCATCGATGCCGAATTCCGGTGGCGCTGTTTCGCGACGTGACCGGGTTGTTGTGCTGATCGGGGCTGGCCTGGTTGTATTGGCTGGCTTGGCCTATTTCCTGATGCCAACCGATCTGTCAGCCTTGCGCGATAGCACGCAGTCACTGCTCGATTCCCTCGCCCGAAAAGATGCGCCTTCTCCGACGCAAGGGCCTGCCCCGGATGCAACTCCTGCCGCAACACCTGGTGAGCCGGTTTTCCCGCCTGGGGCTACTCCGCAACAGGTCATGTATCCGCAGGTTCTGGCTCCGGCCGAAGCACCGGCGCCGTCTTCTATTGCTCCGCCAAAGACGGATGCGACATCCGTACAGCCAGCCCAATCTGCGGCAAATCAGCCCCAGATGCGCTTCCTGTTCGACAAGGAGTCCTGGATCGAGGTGCGAGATCGTGACAACAAGGTCATCTTTTCCCAGCGCCTGAGTGCGGGGGCTGAACAAGCCGTTTCCGGCCAAGGCCCGTTGTCTTTGACAATTGGCTATGCTCCGGGGGTTCGTCTGTTCTGGCGCGGTGAGGCCGTTGACCTTGTGCCGCATACCAAGGGCGATGTGGCTCGCCTCGTTCTGGAGTAA